A DNA window from Candidatus Binataceae bacterium contains the following coding sequences:
- a CDS encoding PAS domain S-box protein yields the protein MEDNHEWLCQQIVDNASDAIIFADGGGVVRLWNGGAETMFGFRAEEMVGQSLDRIIPESLRERHWVGYTQTMKTGRTQYNRNLLAVPALCKDGTRISIEFTIALIRGADGKVLGSVAIVRDVTARWNRDKELRKRLTTLDAQVKKLSSEPISLAADSAADDGCPDRLSLLR from the coding sequence ATGGAAGACAATCATGAATGGTTATGCCAACAGATCGTCGACAATGCCAGTGATGCGATCATTTTTGCCGATGGCGGCGGGGTGGTGCGATTGTGGAACGGCGGCGCCGAAACAATGTTCGGTTTTCGTGCCGAGGAAATGGTGGGGCAGTCGCTGGACCGGATTATTCCCGAAAGCCTGCGCGAGCGTCATTGGGTAGGATACACCCAGACGATGAAAACGGGGCGCACCCAGTACAACCGGAATCTGTTGGCGGTACCCGCGCTTTGCAAGGATGGAACCCGTATTTCGATCGAGTTTACCATCGCTCTGATCCGAGGCGCGGACGGCAAGGTGTTGGGGTCGGTCGCGATTGTGCGCGACGTGACGGCCCGGTGGAACCGAGACAAGGAGCTTAGGAAGCGGCTTACAACCCTTGATGCTCAGGTGAAGAAGCTCAGCTCAGAACCGATTTCATTAGCCGCCGATAGCGCGGCCGATGATGGATGCCCGGACCGATTGTCACTGTTGCGGTGA
- a CDS encoding ferredoxin family protein — translation MPWVITRLCIDCLDTGCVSVCPVDCIYEYTGDDRQHFPNQLYINPDECIECGACEPECPWQAIYEEPAVPEPFRSDVALNAKTVEAPDRFRIKTFEDKPAPTPEQVANNKRKWQLVSDK, via the coding sequence ATGCCTTGGGTAATAACACGACTTTGTATTGACTGTCTCGATACCGGATGTGTGAGTGTTTGTCCGGTTGATTGTATTTATGAGTATACAGGAGACGATCGGCAGCACTTTCCTAATCAGCTTTACATAAATCCCGACGAATGCATAGAGTGCGGAGCCTGCGAACCCGAATGCCCCTGGCAGGCGATTTACGAAGAACCCGCGGTTCCTGAACCATTTCGCAGTGATGTCGCGCTCAACGCCAAGACAGTCGAAGCGCCCGATCGGTTTCGAATCAAGACATTTGAGGACAAGCCTGCTCCCACTCCGGAGCAGGTAGCCAACAACAAGCGCAAGTGGCAGCTCGTTTCGGACAAGTGA
- a CDS encoding hemerythrin domain-containing protein — protein MNILPEAIRKHHLNLAKTLEGHVQAVGGDGAQMQRDALVAFLEKDLLPHAHGEERHLYPLVDTLVQKYGKPTATMVVDHEFIAAYVAKIEKVAQELASATARDQRGRLLRRLRGLALRLDAIVELHLAKEEQIYLPLIEERVGEERQRAVLRAIHDAYGKDKVVVTKRNSSGAEGSTR, from the coding sequence ATGAACATTTTGCCTGAGGCAATCCGCAAACACCATCTGAATTTGGCCAAGACCTTAGAAGGGCACGTGCAAGCAGTCGGCGGCGACGGGGCGCAGATGCAGCGTGACGCCTTGGTCGCGTTCCTGGAGAAGGACCTGCTGCCTCATGCCCACGGCGAAGAACGGCACTTATACCCGCTGGTGGACACCTTAGTCCAAAAGTACGGCAAACCGACCGCCACGATGGTGGTCGATCATGAATTTATCGCCGCCTACGTCGCCAAAATCGAGAAAGTCGCGCAGGAGCTTGCAAGTGCGACGGCTAGGGATCAGCGCGGCCGTCTTTTGCGCCGGTTACGGGGCCTTGCCCTTCGGCTTGATGCGATCGTGGAACTTCACCTTGCCAAGGAAGAACAAATCTATCTGCCGCTCATCGAAGAGCGCGTAGGTGAAGAGCGGCAACGGGCGGTGCTTCGCGCGATTCACGATGCTTACGGCAAAGACAAGGTTGTCGTTACGAAGAGGAATTCTTCCGGCGCTGAAGGCAGTACTCGATGA
- a CDS encoding Rrf2 family transcriptional regulator — protein MHNLARGGFIKSHRGKGGGIELARKHAKVNIDEAVRYKLRCTRAVECFDWERNRSVIANFCGLTEARAACDNFSATLDRYTLADLLERRARLATILATASNRE, from the coding sequence GTGCACAATCTCGCACGCGGCGGTTTCATCAAGAGTCACCGCGGCAAGGGCGGCGGCATCGAACTGGCGCGCAAGCACGCCAAAGTCAACATCGACGAGGCTGTGCGATACAAGCTGAGGTGCACAAGGGCGGTGGAATGCTTCGATTGGGAACGCAACCGAAGCGTGATCGCGAATTTCTGCGGCCTTACCGAAGCTCGCGCCGCGTGCGACAACTTCTCTGCCACGCTCGACCGTTACACCCTTGCGGATCTGCTTGAGCGGCGAGCACGTCTGGCGACAATTCTCGCGACGGCTTCGAATCGCGAGTGA
- the glgX gene encoding glycogen debranching protein GlgX translates to MRDKTSDTNRRSKPTTKMAPSDTSMPARVAGPDLGAGIMPGDPLPLGAHAVGDGVNFALFSRHASAVDLLLYPLSNGADRPRIVHLNPLQHRTGDIWHVWVQGVGPGQYYAYRVDGLYQPQAGFRFNHHKVLVDPYARALSGVASSDFERAFGYDPKSPEKDLSFSREDDGATACWAIMVDRAFDWGCDRPLKHSWEETIIYETHVRGLSVHPSSAVKHPGTYRGVIEKIPYFKMLGVTAIELLPVQEFNENEISRYNPLTSERLRNYWGYSSVNFFAPKESYSSSGSGHQVTEFKEMVRSLHAAGIEVILDIALTHTAEGDELGPTLSFRGLENPIYYLLADGGRRYRNYSGCGNSLNCNHPVVREFILDCLRYWAIEMHVDGFRFDLAAILGRDESGNLASNPPLLERIAEEPILRDVKLIAEAWDAGGAYLLGSFPGRRWSEWNGRYRDDVRRFWRGDSGMAAAFASRLCGSADIYQRTGKEPLNSINFITCHDGFTLADLVSYETKHNEANGEDNRDGTDANYSWNHGAEGATDNPAIQSMRLRQAKNLLATLMLSRGVPMMLGGDEFGRSQRGNNNAYCQDNETSWYDWRLLDRNRELLRFVRELIFFRKSHQVLSREKFYTADDVIWFDRSGAYPNWNAPDPTVGCMIRDVEQRGVSLCFLAHAGAQPVEFRVPPPPENTRWWRAIDTAAAVPEDIVAGDTAPQLAGSKINLAERSLVVLTTRR, encoded by the coding sequence ATGAGGGACAAGACCAGCGACACTAATAGAAGATCAAAGCCGACAACGAAAATGGCGCCATCTGATACCAGCATGCCAGCTCGGGTCGCTGGGCCTGATCTTGGCGCCGGGATTATGCCTGGCGACCCGCTGCCCCTTGGCGCACACGCGGTCGGTGACGGAGTCAACTTCGCCCTGTTTAGCCGCCATGCCAGTGCCGTAGATTTGTTGCTCTACCCATTATCGAATGGCGCCGACCGGCCGAGAATTGTTCACCTTAACCCTTTACAACATCGTACCGGAGATATTTGGCATGTTTGGGTGCAAGGCGTGGGTCCGGGGCAATACTACGCGTATCGGGTTGATGGATTGTATCAGCCTCAAGCGGGATTCCGCTTCAATCATCACAAGGTACTGGTCGATCCTTACGCTCGCGCCCTGAGTGGGGTTGCCTCTTCGGACTTCGAACGCGCGTTTGGTTACGATCCCAAATCGCCGGAAAAGGACCTTTCATTTTCTCGGGAGGATGATGGCGCAACGGCGTGCTGGGCAATAATGGTCGATCGCGCCTTTGACTGGGGCTGCGATCGGCCGCTCAAGCATTCTTGGGAAGAGACGATTATCTACGAGACCCACGTGCGTGGCCTTAGCGTGCATCCGTCGTCCGCAGTGAAGCACCCCGGAACCTACCGCGGCGTAATCGAGAAGATCCCGTATTTCAAAATGCTGGGCGTGACCGCGATCGAACTGCTGCCGGTACAGGAATTCAACGAGAACGAAATTAGCCGCTACAACCCGCTCACTAGCGAGCGCCTGCGCAATTATTGGGGCTATAGCAGTGTAAATTTTTTCGCGCCGAAGGAGAGCTACTCCTCGAGCGGATCTGGACACCAAGTCACGGAATTCAAGGAGATGGTGCGCTCGCTTCACGCTGCTGGCATCGAGGTGATCCTCGACATCGCCTTAACGCATACCGCCGAGGGCGACGAGCTGGGCCCGACGCTTAGCTTCCGCGGGCTGGAAAACCCAATTTATTACCTGCTCGCCGACGGTGGGCGCCGCTACCGCAACTACTCGGGGTGCGGCAATTCGCTCAATTGCAATCATCCAGTGGTGCGCGAGTTCATCCTGGACTGTCTGCGCTATTGGGCTATCGAGATGCATGTGGACGGCTTTCGGTTCGACTTGGCCGCAATTCTGGGGCGCGATGAGTCAGGTAATCTCGCGAGCAACCCGCCGCTGCTGGAGCGAATCGCCGAGGAACCTATTTTGCGCGACGTAAAGCTTATTGCCGAGGCGTGGGATGCTGGCGGCGCCTATCTGCTCGGGAGCTTTCCTGGCCGGCGCTGGTCGGAATGGAACGGCCGTTATCGCGACGATGTGCGACGTTTCTGGCGGGGGGACAGCGGTATGGCAGCGGCCTTTGCCAGTCGGTTATGCGGCAGCGCCGATATCTACCAGCGGACCGGCAAGGAGCCGCTCAATAGTATCAATTTCATCACCTGCCATGATGGCTTCACGCTGGCTGATCTGGTGAGCTACGAGACCAAGCATAATGAGGCAAACGGCGAAGACAACCGAGATGGCACGGACGCTAATTACAGTTGGAACCATGGCGCCGAGGGAGCGACCGACAATCCGGCGATTCAGTCCATGCGCTTGCGGCAGGCCAAGAATCTACTTGCGACACTGATGCTCTCGCGCGGTGTTCCAATGATGCTTGGTGGCGACGAGTTTGGTCGCAGCCAGCGCGGCAACAATAACGCCTATTGCCAAGATAACGAGACTTCCTGGTACGACTGGCGTTTACTGGATCGTAACCGCGAGCTTTTACGTTTTGTTCGGGAGCTGATCTTCTTTCGCAAGTCTCATCAAGTTCTGTCGCGCGAAAAGTTCTATACGGCAGACGATGTCATATGGTTTGATCGTTCGGGCGCATATCCAAATTGGAACGCGCCTGATCCCACCGTCGGCTGTATGATCCGTGACGTGGAACAGCGCGGCGTTTCACTGTGCTTTTTGGCCCACGCTGGAGCGCAGCCGGTGGAGTTTCGGGTCCCGCCGCCCCCGGAGAATACGCGATGGTGGCGTGCCATCGACACCGCTGCGGCGGTTCCCGAGGATATCGTGGCCGGCGATACCGCACCGCAGCTCGCCGGGTCGAAAATAAATCTTGCAGAGCGCTCACTGGTAGTGCTGACGACGCGACGGTAA
- a CDS encoding potassium channel protein: protein MSSPARRFVFAVAGMVLVTLVGMAGYVLLEGYSALDALYMAVITVSTVGYREVRPLDAAGKIFTVIFIVTGVGTSFYLLAVIAELLIEGRLKEHLGATAMHRKIQHFHQHVIICGFGRFGRAVAEELRRNSVPLVVIDPDAARAGELARLDIPFLNASALEDTTLDEAAIGTARALVAATGSDADNVYITLSAREKNPAIRIHARAETEAAHRRLTLAGADQVVTAYQQGGFRVATTILRPSVVDFLELVMPGRGDEIDLEEISVPQLSPILGRAIRELEHAHPQLRIVALRRNGRLSLIPDSQTVIAPGDLLVAIGNRASLRQLAETTTH from the coding sequence ATGAGTAGTCCGGCCAGACGCTTCGTCTTCGCCGTCGCCGGAATGGTGCTGGTAACGTTGGTCGGGATGGCGGGTTATGTTTTGCTCGAGGGTTATTCGGCCCTGGACGCACTGTACATGGCGGTTATCACAGTTTCGACGGTGGGCTACCGTGAAGTGCGACCACTGGACGCCGCCGGCAAGATCTTTACGGTTATCTTCATCGTCACCGGGGTGGGCACTTCCTTTTACCTGCTCGCGGTGATTGCCGAGTTGCTGATCGAAGGCCGCCTTAAGGAACATCTGGGAGCCACTGCGATGCATCGCAAGATTCAACATTTCCACCAGCATGTAATTATCTGCGGCTTTGGCCGCTTCGGCCGCGCCGTGGCCGAGGAGCTTCGGCGCAATTCCGTGCCGTTGGTCGTGATCGATCCCGACGCGGCGCGTGCCGGCGAATTGGCCCGGCTCGATATTCCCTTTCTCAACGCCTCCGCGCTGGAAGATACGACTTTGGACGAAGCCGCCATCGGCACTGCCCGCGCGCTCGTCGCGGCAACTGGCTCGGACGCCGACAATGTTTACATCACACTGTCGGCACGGGAGAAAAATCCCGCGATTCGGATTCATGCCCGAGCCGAAACCGAGGCAGCTCACCGCCGTCTGACGCTGGCGGGCGCTGACCAGGTGGTGACCGCCTACCAGCAGGGTGGCTTCCGCGTCGCAACCACTATCCTGCGCCCCTCGGTGGTCGATTTTTTGGAGCTGGTAATGCCAGGGCGAGGCGACGAAATCGACCTGGAGGAGATCAGTGTACCTCAGCTCAGTCCGATCCTCGGCCGCGCCATCCGCGAGCTCGAGCACGCCCATCCGCAGCTTCGGATTGTGGCGTTGCGGCGCAATGGTAGGCTGTCGCTAATCCCCGATTCGCAAACCGTGATCGCACCCGGCGATCTGCTGGTCGCGATCGGCAATCGCGCCAGCCTGCGTCAGCTCGCCGAAACCACCACGCATTGA